The following is a genomic window from Bombus pyrosoma isolate SC7728 linkage group LG5, ASM1482585v1, whole genome shotgun sequence.
GGGGCTGCTTTTTAACATCATCCCTCATTGCGACTTTGGCAGTCAGTTTACTCATGCCAATGTCAATGATAGCTGATGTGTTATTAAAAAAGGTCGAGTACCCTTGTATTTTCTATCTAGGAACCATACCAATGCTATTAGCATTTCTGACTGTGTCTTTTCTATCCTATTACGATAATTGGGATCCAGTCatggatttaataaaaagaatatacatctggatttgtagaaaaaataGATCAATAAGGTAATCTACTTTAAAAAGGAATActcttatataaaattcaattttaatgaaattaaagaaacatatctttaattttagaataccAGATCTTGAAGCAGAGCAAACAGAATCACTCATAGGAATAAATAGCGGCGAACACGAAGCTTAACTCGAcaataatgaaaaagatatgtaataaatgtgttttgtgtatgtatatttctacaCCTAACAAATGCTTCGTCAATATGCATAAGACATTATCAGTATATTGTGTATATGTCTTCTCAATATGAACACCTTCTTTAATAAAAggattttgtatataaataactgAATGATGTATgtgtatttaattacaaagcATTTTCACGAAGCATTATATAAGCAATGTTAAGCATTCTAAATTAATGatcataatttcttttctacaatatatatgtcattatattaatttgccataaaaattaagtttcatTCATGTGCAGAATGTTATGATACTGCCAGACAATAATTGCACATtgttcaatatatatatatattatttaaaagtaaaactcacaagaatgttatttttcactattttataaaagtcaAATAGCAGAACATTTGTccatatttcttaaaaaagtttgttatgctaatttcttatttacttgttttcttttttcaaagaaacttttatattctttacaaTCCATAAAGAATTAAGggtgttaaaaattatatttagctTTTGTATTTCCtgcgatttttaaaaaaattatagtacattaattgaaaatgaattgtgatgttttatgtaaaataatgttgATAATGTAAATTGTGATAAATATGTTAAAGACATTGTTTTTGTCACTAACATTGTGctattatttaagtatatcTGCAGTAGTGatgtatgaaaatatcaatgcTGTGTGCACTCTTTAGTTTCTCATTCTTCCTAACATTTCACTTCTTCACTTACATACACTTGTGTCTAAAAAAAGTTTGAGAAACAAGGgtacttatttcaataatagTATCTCCTTATATAATCAAggtatcgataataattttaagttatatttGTTATCAATATTGCATTATCTAAAGTATtacttgaataatttctttaaatatttctttttttttagtattgtttaaaaattacttatagaaaaaatatcaaaaatgtagaagaacttaatttatattttgttatatattttcaaaataacttagcatatattattatataaaaatatttgttaaatattatgtacttaTTTAAAATGCAGTATGCCCTAAATTTTAAGACAACGCCAGTGAGATATCtatgcaattttaataatgtaagaCCTTTataatggaattatatttagattttgGACCAATTTCAAATTCAGTAATACTAAGAAATATGGTGGCtatggaaaattgaatattcatcaatGCATTTTATGGCATacatcttttatatttgataaaaatgataattctaTCATCTTTCTTAAATCTAGTCAATATAATTGTACTGATAGATTGCTTTATCGAAGTGCATATTTTACACATAACATAACATCTATAATcaatttccttatttataaaaacggACTTTGCTCATAAAACGATGTTAATAACTTCTatgttttcattaaaacaatgtgtacaattttctttagTATATTCCAAAatggaaatatgtaaaaataagttataattaatgtttacaTAGATTTTAAATTTGCACGTATACggtatacatacacatacataacAAAGAGTTATACTCGTTATGTTATagattgtaatattttgtaagcAGAATTAAGAAATCCATATATAAGTGTACAATTAGCTTGATAATGTGATATAACTATTATGGTGCGcaaatatactttaatttacTGTAATATAAATCAAGCTATAAGATGCAGATCGTAGTTAATTGTTCCTAAATCTACtacaattgtatatttattgtacatacaatattttaatattaagattAGAGTGATAtacatgttatataaatacatctgtcattaataaaacaaaatgacTGATTATCATAACACCTTTGATCTTTCTGTACAAAAAGTCATTGGCTcttattaagaataaaaataattgtttcaatatGAAAACTTTTTCTATAATTGTACGCAGAAAAAACATTTGAATCCAGGAaaacaaagataattttaCTTGAAGTATAGAACTATTACTTTGTGAAACATGAAATTAACGTTAAACCTATAcagtttttgtatttcttctaatattaataatttatataattagtCCAGGAATTACTTTTACAAATGCTTTGAAAAAAGTGGAAAGTATTGAAATGCATGACTGCTTCAATATGGCATATCAGGATAATGCAAATGCTCTGCAATTACACATAAAAAGTAAGGAACCTTCAAAATACCTTTTGTCCAAAAAAAAATCCAATACAGCATTTAATTGATATACTCTTACTTAAGTAAACAGTGAAAATTTATTGCCAGTTTCACAAAAGTACAATGCTGGATCATTACGGTaagagattaaattaaatgtttattttttatttagaaaataatttttattttaaactattttagTATACCAGCTGATCCTTCTTGGCCTAAAATACCGCAACGTAAATTAACTAATGATGGTGATACTATTGACCCTCCATGTATAGTCAAATTAAATGGAACTCCTAGGAATCGTACTATAGTTCAAACGTCGTTAAGTCAgtaagtattaattttaaatgttccAAAGCTTTATGTAATTGGTAttggtaaaaatgtaaatctaCGTATTTGGAAACACAGATCTCCTAAATCTACAGTAACTAAAGATAGTGCATACTCTTCTTTTCATCATCAGAAAACTACTTCAAGTATGTACACTTTGAGGAAATTTCCTGGTTACGTCGATCCTcgttttaaaaagtatttcatttatgaaaactcaaaatattaaatagataaaaattaacattaatataaaaacatgcttaaatatttttaagcagAGTGACAAATATTAAGAAGAATCAAGTTACATCAACTGAATCATTACAGAAAGAAGTGGATCAATCTAATATTACTACTTTTACAGAACATCTACAtacagaagaaacagaaaaattaatgcCTGAGAGGTATATgtcaattttaattgaaattatattgcataattacaattatgatttttacaactattattattttagggAAAAAACTAAAATAGAGAAAGGACAAAAGCTtcatgaagaaaaagaaattaaatcaacACAAAATTATAAGGCAAATCATATCcttgatattaataaagaattacTATTAGAAAAAACTCATTGCACAAAAAACTCAGAATTAAAAAGACAAGATTATATTTCAGAAGGtggcaataaaaatgaaattacaggAAAAGATGAATGTGTGAAGAATGTGAACTCTTTTGAACATATATCAAAATCGATAGTTAATGATGCAAATACTCAGGTGGACATCACTTCTATGCCAGTACAAGTATATGttctaatatttcatatataattatatttttattagaaatatgaataacAGGCCAagtttctttatcattttcatgTATTTAGGAAAGTAATGGGCAGTTGTTTTTTGTGTTAGACAAAAAACTGCAATCACATCCTCTAAGTGCAATTACTGTTCCTCAAGAATATGTAAATCAGTGCTATAATGTACAACTTCCAATTCTCGCAATGCAAGTATCTACTACAGGAACAAGTAATGTGATACAACAATGTATAAATCATTCGGAATACCAGAACCAAACCAAAACTTCACCTTTAATGAAGGAAGAATCTGAGCACCATATTCATTCAAACCAGGCACAGAATAAAAGCAAATCCCTCATTaacagtaataattttataaacactatttaaattactttattttccatttattaaaatcataattttttagatattaaagaaaaggaTATCTATGAGAGAAAAAACACATTAGCGGTACaaagtaaagaagaaaatagaaaaagttgTTTCACACCAGACTTTCCAGAAAATTCAGCTGTTTCTGAAAAATTgccaaatttaaatattcagaaaGAACAACAAGAATCTAGCGATTCCGAATATTATATTcccgatataaataaaagaaacatacaTAATAATGTTTTCCAGTgtttaaaaatgagaaaaatgacATGTGATGCAAGTGGTGAAGAAACAACAGATTCTGAAgttattagaaaaagaattatatttaaaaaagaatttattgatACAAATGAATCCACAAAGAaaggtaataatattaatactgaCGCTATACATGATAATATCAAAGCTTTAGCTCACAATCatgataaagtaaattatatatcaaaaaatacTGATCAAAATCAAtctttatatcaaaattacaaaatcggTATCTGTGAGACAAAAGGTAGAAATAAATCCGAGCAATATttatcttctaaaaaaaatgGATGTACCAGGAAACTTTGTCGCAATTCAGAACCATATATCACATTTAAGCAAAAAAAGACATCAGCAAAATTTTCTAGGAAAGCTAGAtcttattttcaaaagaattcTCATTCAGCATTAGTAGATTCTGATTATACTTTAGTATGGCCTAATTGTCAATATAGCAAATACAAACGCAATCatacaaatattcataaattcagTAAGTATAAGGCAAGAAATATGactcaacatttttattctgttcCTACACACAAACTAAATACGAATACACAAATTAGTAATGTCTCGAATcttattgaacaaaattatttgcaaagcAATAAACATATAGATTCAAGGGAAGAAGTTACTAAAAGTTTATCACGGGCATGTTTGCTAAGAGAACATTACAAGTATGAAATTTCTCCAAGATCAAATACAgatgataaatttgaaagatcAAAAGGTATTTCACCAAAAACCCAAGAATTGCTAAATAAAAGTTACTGGGagtattataacaaattgagacacaaaataaagaatacaaGTAGTATAGAACAgcaatattcatataatttaacaatggATACAcctgaagaaagaaataaagggaAAGTAAATGAAGTATATGATCAGGAATTAAGAGGTCAATTAGAAGTAAATCCTGAACTTCAAACGTTAAAACAATGCACAGCTCTTTCTACTATGATTAATAAAGCATTGTAAGTTATATAAACAAttgatttatgtatatattttaaaagagtAATAACTTATTTTTCATAACTGTACAGAGACTCGAATCTTGAATCAAATATTGTGCAAACAGaacaattatacataaatgataatatGAAAACATCATTAAATCATATAGTCAGTGCGCAAAATTCTAATACAAAGAAGATTTCACATTTAACTACAGATGAATCTGTTACTAATAAAGTAAGATGTAATGGATATAAAacgaatgataaaaaatttttggAACTTAAATCCATTAGTAAATATCCATTTCATATACAAATTTAGAgttattaatctttattaaatagtccattatatattactttttttaatttttagttttttttgGTGGTATGatgtatattctaataatatttttaccaatGTTGTATgactatttttattacgaagaatATGATGACTACTATGAAAATTTAAGTTATTTGGAACTGGTAgtggaatatattttctcttcatttAAAGAAGCATTTGGAGGTGTATTCAATggtttaaaacaaatttttttttatccagTAAGATTATgaacgaaattataatattcattaacgttaaatgaatgaaatagtgacattaaattttatataattttatacgatttcTAGCATGCATGTAAGAAATGCACCAATATCACATAAAATTAACGATGGTCCCCGCATTACGTGCAAGtttaaaagtacatattttactACTGTTTGTTCTTTGCATATTgattagtatttatttttgtattagacaagtatttttataattaattctctgTGTAAATGGTTCGCAATttgtatatgcatatttacaattaaaatgtcATCTGAAGACTATTTATCTCcataaacttttaattatatcagtAACATCGTCTATTTACGttatcgatattatatattttttccaattatcaAAGTAtctatcaatatttataatgatattatagTTTGCTAGTAGAATagcaaattatattaattgacGATGGTACGCATCTGGAGAAGTGGTATCTTTATCCCTAGTTGCTGTTTATTTTGACTTTTGACTGTAATGTTTATACATATCAAATTAGATATGGTCTGGATGTGCTTTATCTGTAGTATCAATATCTGCCAGATTTCTTTCTGTCTTGATCAAGTAAAGTGCGTTGCGTCTGTGAGATGAGCGaacaatatattcattttcgcCGCtcaattcctttttattttcagaagaaaaaagtaCAGAACAGATA
Proteins encoded in this region:
- the LOC122567898 gene encoding putative uncharacterized protein DDB_G0282133 isoform X6, which gives rise to MYTLRKFPGYVDPRFKKVTNIKKNQVTSTESLQKEVDQSNITTFTEHLHTEETEKLMPEREKTKIEKGQKLHEEKEIKSTQNYKANHILDINKELLLEKTHCTKNSELKRQDYISEGGNKNEITGKDECVKNVNSFEHISKSIVNDANTQVDITSMPVQESNGQLFFVLDKKLQSHPLSAITVPQEYVNQCYNVQLPILAMQVSTTGTSNVIQQCINHSEYQNQTKTSPLMKEESEHHIHSNQAQNKSKSLINNIKEKDIYERKNTLAVQSKEENRKSCFTPDFPENSAVSEKLPNLNIQKEQQESSDSEYYIPDINKRNIHNNVFQCLKMRKMTCDASGEETTDSEVIRKRIIFKKEFIDTNESTKKGNNINTDAIHDNIKALAHNHDKVNYISKNTDQNQSLYQNYKIGICETKGRNKSEQYLSSKKNGCTRKLCRNSEPYITFKQKKTSAKFSRKARSYFQKNSHSALVDSDYTLVWPNCQYSKYKRNHTNIHKFSKYKARNMTQHFYSVPTHKLNTNTQISNVSNLIEQNYLQSNKHIDSREEVTKSLSRACLLREHYKYEISPRSNTDDKFERSKGISPKTQELLNKSYWEYYNKLRHKIKNTSSIEQQYSYNLTMDTPEERNKGKVNEVYDQELRGQLEVNPELQTLKQCTALSTMINKALDSNLESNIVQTEQLYINDNMKTSLNHIVSAQNSNTKKISHLTTDESVTNKVRCNGYKTNDKKFLELKSIIFFGGMMYILIIFLPMLYDYFYYEEYDDYYENLSYLELVVEYIFSSFKEAFGGVFNGLKQIFFYPHACKKCTNIT
- the LOC122567898 gene encoding uncharacterized protein LOC122567898 isoform X2; the protein is MCFVPGITFTNALKKVESIEMHDCFNMAYQDNANALQLHIKINSENLLPVSQKYNAGSLRIPADPSWPKIPQRKLTNDGDTIDPPCIVKLNGTPRNRTIVQTSLSQSPKSTVTKDSAYSSFHHQKTTSSMYTLRKFPGYVDPRFKKVTNIKKNQVTSTESLQKEVDQSNITTFTEHLHTEETEKLMPEREKTKIEKGQKLHEEKEIKSTQNYKANHILDINKELLLEKTHCTKNSELKRQDYISEGGNKNEITGKDECVKNVNSFEHISKSIVNDANTQVDITSMPVQESNGQLFFVLDKKLQSHPLSAITVPQEYVNQCYNVQLPILAMQVSTTGTSNVIQQCINHSEYQNQTKTSPLMKEESEHHIHSNQAQNKSKSLINNIKEKDIYERKNTLAVQSKEENRKSCFTPDFPENSAVSEKLPNLNIQKEQQESSDSEYYIPDINKRNIHNNVFQCLKMRKMTCDASGEETTDSEVIRKRIIFKKEFIDTNESTKKGNNINTDAIHDNIKALAHNHDKVNYISKNTDQNQSLYQNYKIGICETKGRNKSEQYLSSKKNGCTRKLCRNSEPYITFKQKKTSAKFSRKARSYFQKNSHSALVDSDYTLVWPNCQYSKYKRNHTNIHKFSKYKARNMTQHFYSVPTHKLNTNTQISNVSNLIEQNYLQSNKHIDSREEVTKSLSRACLLREHYKYEISPRSNTDDKFERSKGISPKTQELLNKSYWEYYNKLRHKIKNTSSIEQQYSYNLTMDTPEERNKGKVNEVYDQELRGQLEVNPELQTLKQCTALSTMINKALDSNLESNIVQTEQLYINDNMKTSLNHIVSAQNSNTKKISHLTTDESVTNKVRCNGYKTNDKKFLELKSIIFFGGMMYILIIFLPMLYDYFYYEEYDDYYENLSYLELVVEYIFSSFKEAFGGVFNGLKQIFFYPHACKKCTNIT
- the LOC122567898 gene encoding uncharacterized protein LOC122567898 isoform X3, translated to MCFVPGITFTNALKKVESIEMHDCFNMAYQDNANALQLHIKISQKYNAGSLRIPADPSWPKIPQRKLTNDGDTIDPPCIVKLNGTPRNRTIVQTSLSQSPKSTVTKDSAYSSFHHQKTTSSMYTLRKFPGYVDPRFKNRVTNIKKNQVTSTESLQKEVDQSNITTFTEHLHTEETEKLMPEREKTKIEKGQKLHEEKEIKSTQNYKANHILDINKELLLEKTHCTKNSELKRQDYISEGGNKNEITGKDECVKNVNSFEHISKSIVNDANTQVDITSMPVQESNGQLFFVLDKKLQSHPLSAITVPQEYVNQCYNVQLPILAMQVSTTGTSNVIQQCINHSEYQNQTKTSPLMKEESEHHIHSNQAQNKSKSLINNIKEKDIYERKNTLAVQSKEENRKSCFTPDFPENSAVSEKLPNLNIQKEQQESSDSEYYIPDINKRNIHNNVFQCLKMRKMTCDASGEETTDSEVIRKRIIFKKEFIDTNESTKKGNNINTDAIHDNIKALAHNHDKVNYISKNTDQNQSLYQNYKIGICETKGRNKSEQYLSSKKNGCTRKLCRNSEPYITFKQKKTSAKFSRKARSYFQKNSHSALVDSDYTLVWPNCQYSKYKRNHTNIHKFSKYKARNMTQHFYSVPTHKLNTNTQISNVSNLIEQNYLQSNKHIDSREEVTKSLSRACLLREHYKYEISPRSNTDDKFERSKGISPKTQELLNKSYWEYYNKLRHKIKNTSSIEQQYSYNLTMDTPEERNKGKVNEVYDQELRGQLEVNPELQTLKQCTALSTMINKALDSNLESNIVQTEQLYINDNMKTSLNHIVSAQNSNTKKISHLTTDESVTNKVRCNGYKTNDKKFLELKSIIFFGGMMYILIIFLPMLYDYFYYEEYDDYYENLSYLELVVEYIFSSFKEAFGGVFNGLKQIFFYPHACKKCTNIT
- the LOC122567898 gene encoding uncharacterized protein LOC122567898 isoform X1, which codes for MCFVPGITFTNALKKVESIEMHDCFNMAYQDNANALQLHIKINSENLLPVSQKYNAGSLRIPADPSWPKIPQRKLTNDGDTIDPPCIVKLNGTPRNRTIVQTSLSQSPKSTVTKDSAYSSFHHQKTTSSMYTLRKFPGYVDPRFKNRVTNIKKNQVTSTESLQKEVDQSNITTFTEHLHTEETEKLMPEREKTKIEKGQKLHEEKEIKSTQNYKANHILDINKELLLEKTHCTKNSELKRQDYISEGGNKNEITGKDECVKNVNSFEHISKSIVNDANTQVDITSMPVQESNGQLFFVLDKKLQSHPLSAITVPQEYVNQCYNVQLPILAMQVSTTGTSNVIQQCINHSEYQNQTKTSPLMKEESEHHIHSNQAQNKSKSLINNIKEKDIYERKNTLAVQSKEENRKSCFTPDFPENSAVSEKLPNLNIQKEQQESSDSEYYIPDINKRNIHNNVFQCLKMRKMTCDASGEETTDSEVIRKRIIFKKEFIDTNESTKKGNNINTDAIHDNIKALAHNHDKVNYISKNTDQNQSLYQNYKIGICETKGRNKSEQYLSSKKNGCTRKLCRNSEPYITFKQKKTSAKFSRKARSYFQKNSHSALVDSDYTLVWPNCQYSKYKRNHTNIHKFSKYKARNMTQHFYSVPTHKLNTNTQISNVSNLIEQNYLQSNKHIDSREEVTKSLSRACLLREHYKYEISPRSNTDDKFERSKGISPKTQELLNKSYWEYYNKLRHKIKNTSSIEQQYSYNLTMDTPEERNKGKVNEVYDQELRGQLEVNPELQTLKQCTALSTMINKALDSNLESNIVQTEQLYINDNMKTSLNHIVSAQNSNTKKISHLTTDESVTNKVRCNGYKTNDKKFLELKSIIFFGGMMYILIIFLPMLYDYFYYEEYDDYYENLSYLELVVEYIFSSFKEAFGGVFNGLKQIFFYPHACKKCTNIT
- the LOC122567898 gene encoding putative uncharacterized protein DDB_G0282133 isoform X5, whose protein sequence is MYTLRKFPGYVDPRFKNRVTNIKKNQVTSTESLQKEVDQSNITTFTEHLHTEETEKLMPEREKTKIEKGQKLHEEKEIKSTQNYKANHILDINKELLLEKTHCTKNSELKRQDYISEGGNKNEITGKDECVKNVNSFEHISKSIVNDANTQVDITSMPVQESNGQLFFVLDKKLQSHPLSAITVPQEYVNQCYNVQLPILAMQVSTTGTSNVIQQCINHSEYQNQTKTSPLMKEESEHHIHSNQAQNKSKSLINNIKEKDIYERKNTLAVQSKEENRKSCFTPDFPENSAVSEKLPNLNIQKEQQESSDSEYYIPDINKRNIHNNVFQCLKMRKMTCDASGEETTDSEVIRKRIIFKKEFIDTNESTKKGNNINTDAIHDNIKALAHNHDKVNYISKNTDQNQSLYQNYKIGICETKGRNKSEQYLSSKKNGCTRKLCRNSEPYITFKQKKTSAKFSRKARSYFQKNSHSALVDSDYTLVWPNCQYSKYKRNHTNIHKFSKYKARNMTQHFYSVPTHKLNTNTQISNVSNLIEQNYLQSNKHIDSREEVTKSLSRACLLREHYKYEISPRSNTDDKFERSKGISPKTQELLNKSYWEYYNKLRHKIKNTSSIEQQYSYNLTMDTPEERNKGKVNEVYDQELRGQLEVNPELQTLKQCTALSTMINKALDSNLESNIVQTEQLYINDNMKTSLNHIVSAQNSNTKKISHLTTDESVTNKVRCNGYKTNDKKFLELKSIIFFGGMMYILIIFLPMLYDYFYYEEYDDYYENLSYLELVVEYIFSSFKEAFGGVFNGLKQIFFYPHACKKCTNIT
- the LOC122567898 gene encoding uncharacterized protein LOC122567898 isoform X4 — its product is MCFVPGITFTNALKKVESIEMHDCFNMAYQDNANALQLHIKINSENLLPVSQKYNAGSLRIPADPSWPKIPQRKLTNDGDTIDPPCIVKLNGTPRNRTIVQTSLSQSPKSTVTKDSAYSSFHHQKTTSKHLHTEETEKLMPEREKTKIEKGQKLHEEKEIKSTQNYKANHILDINKELLLEKTHCTKNSELKRQDYISEGGNKNEITGKDECVKNVNSFEHISKSIVNDANTQVDITSMPVQESNGQLFFVLDKKLQSHPLSAITVPQEYVNQCYNVQLPILAMQVSTTGTSNVIQQCINHSEYQNQTKTSPLMKEESEHHIHSNQAQNKSKSLINNIKEKDIYERKNTLAVQSKEENRKSCFTPDFPENSAVSEKLPNLNIQKEQQESSDSEYYIPDINKRNIHNNVFQCLKMRKMTCDASGEETTDSEVIRKRIIFKKEFIDTNESTKKGNNINTDAIHDNIKALAHNHDKVNYISKNTDQNQSLYQNYKIGICETKGRNKSEQYLSSKKNGCTRKLCRNSEPYITFKQKKTSAKFSRKARSYFQKNSHSALVDSDYTLVWPNCQYSKYKRNHTNIHKFSKYKARNMTQHFYSVPTHKLNTNTQISNVSNLIEQNYLQSNKHIDSREEVTKSLSRACLLREHYKYEISPRSNTDDKFERSKGISPKTQELLNKSYWEYYNKLRHKIKNTSSIEQQYSYNLTMDTPEERNKGKVNEVYDQELRGQLEVNPELQTLKQCTALSTMINKALDSNLESNIVQTEQLYINDNMKTSLNHIVSAQNSNTKKISHLTTDESVTNKVRCNGYKTNDKKFLELKSIIFFGGMMYILIIFLPMLYDYFYYEEYDDYYENLSYLELVVEYIFSSFKEAFGGVFNGLKQIFFYPHACKKCTNIT